The following proteins come from a genomic window of Anopheles ziemanni chromosome 3, idAnoZiCoDA_A2_x.2, whole genome shotgun sequence:
- the LOC131286758 gene encoding integrator complex subunit 7, producing the protein MISVRMNNFNENFLNETDGDPNSVLIELDKGIRSSKIGDQCEAIIRFPKLFEKYPFPILINSSFLKLAEFFRIGSNLSRLWILRVCQQTEKHLEKILNIDEFLKRIFMVIHSNDPVARALTLRMLGAVAFVIAEKQHVHHAIRMALDSHDTVEVEAAIFASVQFAAQSKTFAVGMCSKVASMIESLQTPVNMKLHLIPVLRHMHHDASTAALVRALCRDLLPKYPSELFVVEIIRSLSQLSCATLVDIPDQVDLLLVYLQDPRKRVQSMVLLSLKKLAEKGAYLWPKTAISRLLQLTVQCNSQNMALDVILTLTKCPHTCHTMLNEEQQQILEVCKKCLLMENESGGRAMTILASLITYCHTERIPPPVHVLEYLDMHLEFLIQSSLQDKSSLKDFRLYLKCGVQLSKTSREFGESFAEMIAELLSEESNHSSSTGHSKLICEALGAICSNVIVSCDFYKNHTPGDSASATPGPFSSVMQHLLKKLEVLAKTGSGVLDKERANIVELLAAICMQAMLGSFMPDNVIGIFMQLLHTTNPWTQYRIARSASRYGQHFLAALIYEKLSRNISLENLHFYLLALSQISKAECILNHGQEYETLTQKHIKREPGLQGPPPAASALSLIDRLEKAINLYCTALSTLKASSSQLHPLGFQSELIRLRCTFLEVLHSIVITRNTLCITPPSEISQTLAQNCRDPLQKYGHITNQLRKHVKLLKNCEDAYGRLYKSSFDADPGTLEHLEAVQHLCATLQLSIETISFINPSETSKVAPQSSHPETRYLLSVCRAVGKQLLTIPAEVPGGTKTLTHEHTDMMMRQIETVVKSSHCIPRFFFQVLQNTSVKLALTPQPRATGEPVFVQPNSHLVVKVEGVIQHNGRTPSLFRSINSIQLTLNSTLMTSRPNDVKLLSDSITLTQVVKPHRDFLSGSFLIALNNTAHTFNGGPVSLGGQWQLNLETCIIDDNGVMWQTGPKSTLLVRIPEDNHKQTLGMQSAVRRF; encoded by the coding sequence ATGATAAGCGTTCGGATGAATAATTTCAACGAAAATTTCCTCAACGAAACCGATGGAGATCCGAACTCGGTGCTCATCGAGCTGGACAAGGGCATCCGGTCGAGTAAAATCGGTGATCAATGCGAGGCGATCATCCGGTTCCCGAAACTGTTCGAAAAGTATCCATTCCCCATCCTGATCAACTCGTCGTTTCTCAAGCTGGCAGAATTCTTCCGCATCGGTTCGAACCTGTCCCGGCTGTGGATACTGCGCGTATGCCAGCAGACTGAAAAGCACCTCGAGAAGATCCTAAACATCGACGAGTTCCTGAAGCGCATCTTCATGGTGATTCACTCGAACGATCCGGTAGCGCGAGCCCTGACCCTTCGTATGCTCGGTGCGGTTGCGTTCGTGATTGCCGAGAAACAGCACGTGCATCATGCGATCCGGATGGCGCTCGACAGTCACGACACGGTCGAGGTGGAAGCGGCCATTTTCGCCAGTGTCCAGTTTGCGGCCCAGTCGAAAACGTTTGCCGTTGGCATGTGTTCGAAGGTGGCGTCGATGATCGAAAGCTTGCAAACCCCCGTCAACATGAAGCTGCATCTTATCCCGGTGCTGCGCCATATGCATCATGACGCGAGTACGGCCGCTCTCGTGCGGGCCCTATGTCGCGATCTACTCCCCAAATATCCGTCGGAGCTGTTCGTGGTCGAAATCATCCGTTCGCTGTCGCAGCTGTCCTGCGCGACGCTGGTCGACATACCGGATCAGGTCGATCTGCTGCTGGTGTACCTTCAGGATCCTCGCAAGCGTGTCCAATCCATGGTACTGCTGTCGTTGAAGAAGCTCGCCGAAAAGGGAGCCTACCTGTGGCCGAAAACCGCCATCAGTAGACTGCTCCAGCTGACGGTGCAGTGCAACAGCCAGAATATGGCGCTGGATGTCATCCTGACGCTGACCAAGTGTCCCCACACCTGCCACACGATGCTGAACGAGGAACAGCAGCAGATACTGGAGGTGTGCAAAAAGTGCCTCCtgatggaaaacgaaagcgGTGGCCGGGCGATGACGATCTTGGCCAGCCTCATCACGTACTGTCACACCGAGCGAATCCCACCGCCTGTGCACGTGCTCGAGTATCTAGACATGCACCTGGAGTTCTTAATCCAGTCATCGTTGCAGGACAAATCGTCCCTTAAGGACTTCCGCCTGTACCTCAAGTGTGGTGTTCAGTTGTCCAAAACGAGTCGCGAGTTTGGGGAAAGTTTCGCTGAGATGATCGCCGAGCTGCTAAGCGAAGAGTCAAACCATTCCAGCAGTACCGGTCACTCTAAGCTGATCTGCGAAGCGCTGGGTGCGATCTGCTCGAACGTGATCGTGTCGTGCGATTTCTACAAGAATCACACGCCAGGAGATTCCGCTAGTGCAACTCCTGGCCCCTTTAGCTCGGTCATGCAGCATTTGTTGAAGAAATTAGAAGTCCTAGCAAAAACGGGCAGTGGTGTGTTGGATAAGGAGCGTGCCAATATCGTCGAACTGCTGGCGGCCATTTGTATGCAGGCGATGCTGGGCTCGTTTATGCCGGACAACGTCATCGGCATTTTCATGCAGCTACTGCATACGACCAACCCGTGGACCCAGTACCGGATCGCTCGTTCGGCCTCACGCTACGGACAACACTTTCTAGCGGCGTTGATCTACGAGAAGCTGTCCCGGAATATTTCCCTCGAAAATCTACACTTCTATCTGCTTGCGCTGAGCCAGATATCCAAGGCCGAATGCATCCTCAACCATGGCCAGGAGTATGAAACACTTACCCAGAAGCACATCAAACGTGAACCGGGCCTGCAGGGTCCACCGCCGGCTGCATCTGCCCTTTCGCTCATCGACCGGCTCGAGAAGGCCATCAATCTTTACTGCACCGCCCTGTCCACGTTGAAGGCCAGCTCGTCCCAGCTACATCCGCTCGGGTTTCAATCGGAACTGATCCGGCTACGCTGTACGTTCCTCGAGGTGCTGCACAGCATCGTCATCACGCGGAACACGCTCTGCATAACGCCACCGTCGGAGATTTCGCAAACGCTCGCCCAGAACTGTCGCGATCCGCTGCAAAAGTACGGACACATTACGAACCAGCTGAGGAAGCACGTGAAGCTGTTGAAAAACTGTGAGGATGCGTACGGGCGGCTGTACAAGAGTTCGTTCGATGCCGACCCGGGCACACTGGAACACCTGGAAGCGGTACAGCATCTGTGCGCCACGCTGCAACTGTCAATCGAAACGATTTCCTTCATCAATCCCTCGGAAACATCGAAGGTTGCCCCGCAATCGAGCCACCCGGAGACGCGATATCTTTTGAGCGTGTGCCGTGCCGTCGGCAAGCAGCTTCTGACGATCCCGGCCGAGGTTCCGGGTGGCACGAAAACGCTCACCCACGAGCACACGGACATGATGATGCGGCAGATCGAAACGGTCGTCAAGTCGTCACACTGTATACCCCGATTTTTCTTCCAGGTACTGCAGAATACCTCCGTCAAGTTGGCCCTCACGCCGCAGCCGCGTGCCACCGGTGAGCCGGTGTTTGTGCAGCCGAACAGTCACCTTGTGGTGAAGGTTGAGGGTGTCATCCAGCACAACGGACGCACACCGTCCCTGTTCCGGTCGATCAACAGCATCCAGCTGACGCTCAACTCGACGCTCATGACGTCCCGGCCGAACGACGTGAAACTTCTGTCGGACAGCATCACCCTCACGCAGGTCGTAAAACCACATCGGGATTTTCTCAGCGGAAGCTTCCTTATTGCCCTCAATAATACGGCCCACACGTTCAACGGGGGTCCGGTCAGTTTGGGCGGCCAGTGGCAGCTGAACCTGGAGACGTGTATCATCGACGATAATGGGGTAATGTGGCAGACCGGACCAAAGAGCACGCTACTGGTGCGCATCCCGGAGGATAATCATAAAcagacacttgggatgcaatcAGCTGTGCGGCGGTTTTAA